The following are encoded in a window of Thermus thermamylovorans genomic DNA:
- the leuS gene encoding leucine--tRNA ligase: MEKYNPHAIEPKWQRFWKEKGFMRAKEAPGKRGKQYVLVMFPYPSGDLHMGHLKNYTMGDVLARFRRVQGYEVLHPMGWDAFGLPAENAALKFGLHPRDWTYQNIRQAKESLELMGILYDWDREVTTCEPDYYRWNQWIFIKMWEKGLAYRAGGLVNWCPKCQTVLANEQVVEGRCWRHEDTPVEKRELEQWYLRITAYADRLLEDLEGLRWPEKVKAMQRAWIGRSQGAEIHFPVEGSEERITVFTTRPDTLFGATFLVLAPEHPLTLKLASPERRAEVEAYVEAARRKTEIERQAEGREKTGVFLGAYAQNPATGERIPIWTADYVLYGYGTGAIMGVPGHDARDFEFAKKFGLPIRKVIERPGKPLPEPLEAAYEEPGVMVNSGPFDGTESEEGKKKVIAWLEERGLGRARVTYRLRDWLISRQRYWGTPIPMVHCEACGVVPVPEEELPVLLPDLKDVEDIRPKGKSPLEAHPEFYETTCPKCGGPARRDTDTMDTFFDSSWYYLRYADPKNEGLPFDPERANFWMPVDQYIGGVEHAVLHLLYSRFFTKFLHDLGMVEVEEPFTGLFTQGMVLAWTDYGPVAVEGEVVRLPEATRIRLEIQEKELSLEEVRKMGAELRPHEDGTLHLWKPAVMSKSKGNGVMVGPFVKEEGADIARITILFAAPPENEMVWTEEGVQGAWRFLNRVWRRVAEDKEALLSVSGKFQAEALGGADRELYQKLHATLKKVTEDLEHLRFNTAIAALMEFLNALYDYRKERPVTPVYRTAIRYYLQMLFPFAPHLAEELWHWFWPDSLFEAGWPELDEKALERDVVEVAVQVNGRVRGTIRIPKDAPLEVALAEARKVRNVQTHLEGKEIVKEIYVPGRILNLVVR, from the coding sequence ATGGAGAAGTACAACCCTCACGCCATAGAGCCCAAGTGGCAGCGCTTCTGGAAGGAAAAGGGCTTCATGCGGGCCAAGGAGGCGCCCGGGAAGCGGGGCAAGCAGTACGTGCTGGTCATGTTCCCCTACCCCTCTGGGGACCTGCACATGGGCCACCTGAAGAACTACACCATGGGGGACGTCCTGGCCCGCTTCCGCCGGGTGCAGGGCTATGAGGTCCTCCACCCCATGGGCTGGGACGCCTTCGGCCTGCCCGCGGAGAACGCCGCCCTTAAGTTCGGCCTCCACCCCCGGGACTGGACCTACCAAAACATCCGCCAGGCCAAGGAGAGCCTCGAGCTCATGGGCATCCTCTACGACTGGGACCGGGAGGTGACCACCTGCGAGCCCGACTACTACCGCTGGAACCAGTGGATTTTCATAAAAATGTGGGAAAAGGGCCTGGCCTACCGGGCGGGGGGGCTGGTGAACTGGTGCCCCAAGTGCCAGACCGTTTTGGCCAACGAGCAGGTGGTGGAGGGCCGCTGCTGGCGCCACGAGGACACCCCGGTGGAGAAGCGGGAGCTGGAGCAATGGTACCTGCGCATCACCGCTTATGCCGATAGGCTCCTGGAGGACCTCGAGGGCCTCCGGTGGCCCGAGAAGGTGAAGGCCATGCAAAGGGCCTGGATCGGCCGCTCCCAGGGGGCGGAGATCCACTTCCCCGTGGAGGGCTCCGAGGAAAGGATCACCGTCTTCACCACCCGGCCCGACACCCTTTTCGGGGCCACCTTCCTGGTCCTGGCCCCGGAGCACCCCTTGACCCTCAAGCTGGCTTCCCCGGAGAGGCGGGCCGAGGTGGAGGCCTACGTGGAGGCTGCCCGGCGCAAGACGGAGATCGAGCGCCAGGCGGAGGGCCGGGAGAAGACCGGGGTCTTCCTGGGGGCCTACGCCCAAAACCCCGCCACCGGGGAGCGGATCCCCATCTGGACCGCGGACTACGTGCTCTATGGCTACGGCACCGGGGCCATCATGGGGGTGCCCGGCCACGACGCGAGGGACTTTGAGTTCGCCAAGAAGTTTGGCCTGCCCATCCGCAAGGTGATCGAGCGCCCGGGAAAGCCCCTGCCCGAGCCCCTCGAGGCCGCCTACGAGGAGCCTGGGGTCATGGTGAACTCCGGGCCCTTTGACGGCACGGAAAGCGAGGAAGGCAAGAAGAAGGTGATCGCCTGGCTGGAGGAGAGGGGCCTGGGGAGGGCCAGGGTCACCTACCGCCTCCGGGACTGGCTCATCAGCCGCCAGCGCTACTGGGGTACCCCCATCCCCATGGTCCACTGCGAGGCCTGCGGGGTGGTGCCGGTGCCCGAGGAGGAGCTTCCCGTCCTCCTCCCCGACCTCAAGGACGTGGAGGACATCCGCCCCAAGGGGAAAAGCCCCCTGGAGGCCCACCCCGAGTTCTACGAGACCACCTGCCCCAAGTGCGGCGGCCCCGCCCGGCGGGACACCGACACCATGGACACCTTCTTCGACTCCAGCTGGTACTACCTGCGCTACGCCGATCCCAAGAACGAGGGGCTCCCCTTTGACCCGGAGAGGGCGAACTTCTGGATGCCCGTGGACCAGTACATCGGCGGGGTGGAGCACGCGGTGCTTCACCTCCTCTACAGCCGCTTCTTCACCAAGTTCCTCCACGACCTGGGGATGGTGGAGGTGGAAGAGCCCTTCACGGGCCTCTTCACCCAGGGCATGGTCCTGGCCTGGACGGACTATGGCCCTGTGGCGGTGGAAGGGGAGGTGGTGCGCCTGCCCGAGGCCACCCGCATCCGCCTGGAGATCCAGGAGAAGGAGCTTTCCCTGGAGGAGGTGCGGAAGATGGGGGCGGAGCTAAGGCCCCACGAGGACGGCACCCTGCACCTCTGGAAGCCCGCGGTGATGAGCAAGTCCAAGGGCAACGGGGTGATGGTGGGGCCCTTCGTGAAGGAGGAAGGGGCGGACATCGCCCGCATCACCATCCTCTTCGCCGCGCCCCCCGAAAACGAGATGGTCTGGACGGAGGAAGGGGTACAGGGGGCCTGGCGCTTCCTGAACCGCGTTTGGCGCCGGGTGGCCGAGGACAAGGAGGCCCTCCTCTCGGTAAGCGGGAAGTTCCAGGCGGAGGCCCTGGGGGGGGCGGACCGGGAGCTTTACCAGAAGCTCCACGCCACCTTGAAGAAGGTGACGGAGGACCTGGAGCACTTGCGCTTCAACACCGCCATCGCCGCCCTCATGGAGTTCCTGAACGCCCTCTACGACTACCGCAAGGAGCGCCCGGTGACCCCGGTGTACCGCACCGCCATCCGCTACTACCTGCAGATGCTCTTCCCCTTCGCCCCCCACCTGGCCGAGGAGCTATGGCACTGGTTCTGGCCGGATAGCCTCTTCGAAGCGGGCTGGCCCGAGCTGGACGAGAAGGCTTTGGAGCGGGACGTGGTGGAGGTGGCGGTGCAGGTGAACGGGAGGGTGCGGGGAACCATCCGGATTCCCAAGGACGCCCCCCTGGAGGTGGCCCTGGCGGAGGCCAGGAAGGTGCGGAACGTCCAGACCCACCTGGAGGGCAAGGAGATCGTGAAGGAGATCTACGTGCCCGGCAGGATCCTGAACCTGGTGGTGCGCTAA
- a CDS encoding glutamate-5-semialdehyde dehydrogenase, with amino-acid sequence MRVEDLEATLRGMAEAARARLPALAKGNRDAALLAMAQLLQARWQEVLEANREDLKEAEAAGLPKAKLDRLALREKDLKALTEGLRQIAALPDPLGRIEGLSKRPNGLRVGRMRVPLGLIGFVYEARPGATVEAVSVALKAGNAMLLRGGKEAFRSNQALVSLWHRALREAGLPVEAVSLVPTTDREAILALCRLELLDLLIPRGGEELIRLVQREARVPVLAHAKGVNHLYVDERADLSMALRLALNGKTQRPAVCNALEAVLVHEGVAEAFLPLLERAMRERGVELRACPKALALLKEAVPASEEEWDREYLDLILRVKVVSGLEEALAHIARFGSRHTEAVCTEDPRVAWRFLEEVDASLVLWNASTRFNDGFQLGLGAEIGISTSKLHAYGPMGPLELTTSKWVALGEGQERA; translated from the coding sequence ATGAGGGTTGAGGATCTTGAGGCTACCCTGAGGGGCATGGCGGAGGCGGCCCGGGCCAGGCTCCCCGCCCTCGCCAAGGGGAACCGGGATGCGGCCCTCCTGGCCATGGCCCAGCTTTTGCAGGCGCGCTGGCAGGAGGTGCTGGAGGCGAACCGGGAAGACCTAAAGGAAGCGGAGGCCGCTGGGCTCCCCAAGGCCAAGCTGGACCGGCTCGCCCTGCGGGAAAAGGACCTCAAGGCCCTCACCGAGGGCCTTCGCCAGATCGCCGCCTTGCCGGACCCCTTGGGGCGGATCGAAGGGCTTAGCAAGAGGCCCAACGGCCTCCGGGTGGGCCGGATGCGGGTGCCCTTGGGCCTCATCGGCTTCGTCTACGAGGCCCGCCCCGGGGCCACGGTGGAGGCGGTCTCCGTGGCCCTGAAGGCGGGGAACGCCATGCTCTTAAGGGGCGGCAAGGAGGCCTTCCGCTCCAACCAGGCCCTGGTTTCCCTGTGGCATCGGGCCTTGAGGGAGGCCGGGCTTCCTGTGGAGGCGGTGAGCCTGGTGCCCACCACGGACCGGGAGGCCATCCTGGCCCTGTGCCGCCTGGAGCTATTGGACCTCCTCATCCCCCGGGGGGGGGAGGAGCTCATCCGCCTGGTGCAACGGGAGGCCCGGGTGCCGGTTTTGGCCCACGCCAAGGGGGTGAACCACCTCTACGTGGACGAGCGGGCGGATCTTTCCATGGCCCTCCGCCTGGCCCTGAACGGCAAGACCCAGCGGCCTGCGGTGTGCAACGCCCTCGAGGCCGTCCTGGTCCACGAGGGGGTGGCCGAAGCCTTCCTTCCCCTGCTGGAAAGGGCCATGCGGGAGCGGGGGGTGGAGCTCAGGGCCTGCCCCAAGGCCCTTGCCCTCCTAAAGGAGGCCGTCCCCGCCTCCGAGGAGGAGTGGGACCGGGAGTACTTGGACCTGATCCTCCGGGTGAAGGTGGTCTCGGGGCTGGAGGAGGCCCTGGCCCACATCGCCCGCTTCGGCTCCCGCCACACCGAGGCCGTCTGCACCGAGGACCCCCGGGTGGCCTGGCGCTTTTTGGAGGAGGTGGACGCGAGCCTCGTCCTCTGGAACGCCTCCACGCGCTTCAACGACGGCTTCCAGCTGGGCCTGGGGGCGGAGATCGGCATCAGCACCTCCAAGCTCCACGCCTACGGCCCCATGGGGCCCCTGGAGCTCACCACCAGCAAGTGGGTGGCCCTGGGGGAGGGGCAGGAGCGGGCGTAG
- the proB gene encoding glutamate 5-kinase, which yields MRPGLAARRLVLKVGSAVLAGPSGLDLPAMGEIARQVLALREEGREVVLVSSGAVAAGMAALGLPRPQDMPAKQALAAVGQPLLMAAWREVFAPTPVAQVLLTAEDLASRERYLNAKATLQALLRLEALPIINENDTVAFQEIRFGDNDQLSARVAALVEAGLLLLLSDVDALYEEDPKRNPTARPILEVERVEAVLGHAGEGNPLGSGGMRSKLLAARIAGRVGIPTLLLPGRRPGAVLEALKGAPLGTYFHARRRYRGERAWLYGLLRPKGELVLDAGAVRALKERGASLLPAGVKAVRGRFGRGEAVRLLSEAGEEVGVGLANYAAEEIERIRGHRSAEIEALLGYRYTEEVVHRDHLVLKEEA from the coding sequence ATGCGGCCCGGGCTTGCGGCGAGGAGGCTGGTCCTGAAGGTGGGGAGCGCGGTCTTGGCGGGGCCTTCCGGCCTGGACCTGCCCGCCATGGGGGAGATCGCCCGCCAGGTGCTGGCCCTGCGGGAGGAGGGGCGGGAGGTGGTCCTGGTCTCCTCCGGGGCGGTGGCGGCGGGGATGGCGGCTTTGGGCCTTCCCCGGCCCCAGGACATGCCCGCCAAGCAGGCCCTGGCGGCGGTGGGCCAGCCCCTCCTCATGGCCGCTTGGCGGGAGGTCTTCGCCCCCACCCCCGTGGCCCAGGTCCTCCTCACCGCCGAGGACCTGGCCTCCCGGGAGCGCTACCTCAACGCCAAGGCCACCCTGCAGGCCCTTTTGCGCCTCGAGGCCCTCCCCATCATCAACGAGAACGACACCGTGGCCTTCCAGGAGATCCGCTTCGGGGACAACGACCAGCTCTCCGCCCGGGTGGCGGCCCTGGTGGAGGCGGGGCTTTTGCTCCTCCTTTCCGACGTGGACGCCCTTTACGAGGAAGACCCCAAGCGGAACCCCACGGCCCGGCCCATCCTCGAGGTGGAGCGGGTGGAGGCGGTCTTGGGCCACGCGGGGGAGGGGAACCCCTTGGGGAGCGGGGGGATGCGCTCCAAGCTCCTGGCGGCCCGGATCGCCGGCCGGGTGGGCATCCCCACCCTGCTCCTTCCCGGGAGGCGGCCTGGGGCGGTGCTGGAGGCCCTCAAGGGCGCCCCCCTCGGCACCTACTTCCACGCCAGGAGGCGGTACCGGGGGGAGAGGGCCTGGCTCTATGGCCTGCTCCGGCCCAAGGGGGAGCTCGTTCTGGACGCGGGGGCGGTGCGGGCCCTGAAGGAGCGGGGGGCAAGCCTCCTGCCCGCGGGGGTGAAGGCGGTGCGGGGGCGGTTCGGCCGGGGAGAGGCGGTGCGCCTCCTCTCGGAGGCGGGGGAGGAGGTGGGGGTGGGCCTTGCCAACTACGCCGCCGAGGAGATCGAGCGCATCCGGGGGCACAGGAGCGCCGAGATCGAGGCCCTTTTGGGCTACCGCTACACCGAGGAGGTGGTCCACCGGGACCACCTGGTCCTGAAGGAGGAAGCATGA
- a CDS encoding DUF3208 domain-containing protein — MQAVRLFQGYLWHPEELPLDPKALLPGEVGGARLLLDRVPPPTSFFEDGTPTAGQRFYQLTLLLLTEESPEALKPVAEAVAPVLQGLLEALPPGVGWLLLEDLRPL, encoded by the coding sequence GTGCAGGCGGTGCGCCTCTTCCAGGGCTACCTCTGGCACCCCGAGGAGCTTCCCCTAGACCCCAAGGCCCTCCTGCCCGGGGAGGTGGGGGGGGCAAGGCTTTTGCTGGACCGGGTGCCGCCCCCTACCTCCTTCTTCGAGGACGGCACCCCCACCGCGGGCCAACGCTTCTACCAGCTCACCCTCCTCCTCCTCACCGAGGAGTCCCCGGAGGCGCTCAAGCCGGTGGCGGAGGCGGTGGCCCCGGTGCTCCAGGGGCTGCTGGAGGCCCTGCCCCCCGGGGTGGGCTGGCTCCTGCTGGAGGACCTCCGCCCCCTCTAG
- a CDS encoding YhjD/YihY/BrkB family envelope integrity protein: MLRRLLALYQEAHVPFFAAALAYYALLSLMPLLFLLVGVFGLLLSGSPSLRAEFLEGVAALAQSLFPARPELAEDLLRFLTRSAFPLTLASGLLLLWSGSNFFAALSYALGLIFGSPPGLRHRLLGLVMPFLLGLGLILLALFGLAVGFLLRFLPPEWRGVWGPFQALFPLVAAFSLFLFTYAFFRGLRGFRELLPLSVGAGAATLLFEAVRLGLPRLLPRSQYELLYGPLAGFVLALIGLYLVLWVFLLGALLARALEEA; encoded by the coding sequence GTGCTGCGAAGGCTCCTCGCCCTCTACCAAGAGGCCCACGTTCCCTTCTTCGCCGCCGCCCTGGCCTACTACGCCCTCCTTTCCCTCATGCCCCTCCTCTTCCTCCTGGTGGGGGTCTTCGGCCTCCTCCTCTCGGGAAGCCCCTCCTTGCGGGCGGAGTTCCTGGAGGGGGTGGCGGCCTTGGCGCAAAGCCTCTTCCCGGCCAGGCCCGAGCTGGCGGAAGACCTCCTCCGCTTCCTCACCCGGAGCGCCTTCCCCCTGACCCTGGCCAGCGGGCTTCTCCTGCTCTGGTCGGGGAGCAACTTCTTTGCCGCCCTGAGCTACGCCCTGGGGCTTATCTTCGGCAGCCCCCCCGGGCTTCGCCACCGGCTTTTGGGCCTGGTCATGCCCTTTCTGCTGGGCCTGGGCCTCATCCTCCTCGCCCTCTTCGGCCTGGCCGTGGGCTTCCTCCTCCGCTTCCTGCCCCCGGAGTGGCGGGGGGTTTGGGGGCCTTTCCAGGCCCTTTTTCCCCTGGTGGCCGCCTTCTCCCTCTTCCTCTTCACCTACGCCTTCTTCCGGGGGCTTAGGGGCTTCCGCGAGCTTCTCCCTTTGAGCGTGGGGGCAGGGGCCGCCACCCTCCTCTTCGAGGCGGTGCGGCTGGGCCTTCCCCGGCTCCTCCCCCGCTCCCAGTACGAGCTCCTCTACGGCCCCTTGGCGGGCTTCGTCCTGGCCCTCATCGGGCTTTACCTGGTCCTCTGGGTCTTCCTCCTGGGGGCCCTCCTCGCCCGGGCGCTGGAAGAGGCCTAA
- a CDS encoding CPBP family intramembrane glutamic endopeptidase, with protein MSALYWTFGLSWGVYLLFYLLGGRWNPAPEEANPETALLLTAFGFLYMWIPGLVALYFARKEGVRLPLALRPNRFWLFAWLFPVALTLLSLPLSLPFAPWRGFAALYEGIPPEDLALLQGFFRLLPLILLLTGLLAGATVNLVAALGEELMWRGYLWERLRERGFWPASLEIGFYWGLWHAPLVLSGHNYPHEPLLGVPMMVLFTLLLTPVLLYVREKGGSLLAAALLHGTLNAVAALSLLLVERTHDLLIGVVGLPGLFLLALFNLWLRRRV; from the coding sequence ATGAGTGCCCTTTACTGGACCTTCGGCCTTTCGTGGGGGGTTTACCTGCTCTTTTACCTCCTGGGCGGGCGCTGGAACCCTGCCCCAGAAGAGGCGAACCCCGAAACCGCCCTCCTCCTCACGGCCTTCGGCTTCCTCTACATGTGGATCCCCGGCCTGGTGGCCCTCTACTTCGCCCGCAAGGAAGGGGTGCGCCTTCCCCTGGCTTTGCGGCCCAACCGCTTCTGGCTCTTTGCCTGGCTCTTCCCCGTGGCCCTCACCCTGCTCTCCCTCCCCTTGAGCCTGCCCTTCGCCCCCTGGCGGGGCTTCGCCGCCCTTTACGAGGGGATTCCCCCGGAGGACCTCGCCCTGCTCCAGGGCTTTTTCCGCCTCCTTCCCCTCATCCTCCTCCTCACGGGCCTCCTGGCGGGGGCCACGGTGAACCTGGTGGCCGCCTTGGGGGAAGAGCTCATGTGGCGGGGGTACCTCTGGGAAAGGCTTCGGGAGCGGGGCTTCTGGCCCGCCAGCCTGGAGATCGGCTTTTACTGGGGGCTTTGGCACGCTCCCTTGGTCCTCTCCGGCCACAACTACCCCCATGAGCCCCTCTTGGGGGTGCCCATGATGGTCCTCTTCACCCTCCTCCTCACCCCCGTCCTCCTCTACGTGCGGGAGAAGGGGGGCTCGCTGCTGGCCGCAGCCCTCCTCCACGGCACCCTGAACGCGGTGGCGGCCCTTTCCCTGCTCCTGGTGGAGCGCACCCACGACCTCCTCATCGGGGTGGTGGGGCTTCCTGGGCTTTTCCTCCTGGCCCTCTTCAACCTGTGGCTAAGGAGGCGGGTATAG
- a CDS encoding glucodextranase DOMON-like domain-containing protein translates to MLFLFQDPLGDDQGLAYLYPRAALFREAGEGYADLLALAGEAREGRLHLRVRLARYPNPLGGPLGFSLATVVLWLDTEEGGEEVLVPGLRTPPGEGWNLAFVLTGFGAEGRTPEGERTPVRAWREGEWVVLDTGLPPEAYGYYGGVGLFDPFAPWYLRPTTPEGGPWTLGAPPGSPPLVDLLAEDPRAQVRAYESGLLPPLRPQGFAWRPESLLAFALGGVSLLLAFLLRKR, encoded by the coding sequence GTGCTCTTTCTCTTCCAGGACCCCTTGGGCGACGACCAGGGCCTCGCCTACCTCTACCCCCGGGCGGCCCTCTTCCGGGAGGCGGGGGAAGGCTACGCCGACCTCCTGGCCCTGGCGGGGGAGGCCCGGGAGGGGAGACTCCACCTCCGGGTGCGCCTGGCCCGCTACCCCAACCCCCTGGGAGGCCCCCTGGGCTTCAGCCTGGCCACGGTGGTCCTCTGGCTGGACACGGAGGAGGGGGGGGAGGAGGTGCTGGTCCCCGGGCTGCGCACCCCCCCGGGGGAGGGCTGGAACCTGGCCTTCGTCCTCACCGGCTTCGGGGCGGAGGGAAGAACCCCTGAGGGGGAGCGGACCCCCGTGCGGGCCTGGCGGGAGGGGGAGTGGGTGGTCCTGGACACCGGGCTCCCCCCGGAGGCGTACGGCTACTACGGGGGTGTGGGCCTCTTCGACCCCTTTGCCCCCTGGTACCTCCGCCCCACCACCCCCGAGGGGGGGCCCTGGACCCTGGGGGCTCCCCCGGGAAGCCCCCCCCTGGTGGACCTCCTGGCGGAGGACCCCCGGGCGCAGGTGCGGGCCTACGAGAGCGGCCTCCTTCCGCCCCTCCGCCCCCAGGGCTTCGCCTGGAGGCCGGAAAGCCTCCTGGCCTTCGCCCTGGGGGGCGTCTCCCTCCTGCTGGCCTTCCTGCTCCGGAAGCGCTGA
- a CDS encoding gluconeogenesis factor YvcK family protein codes for MRVKRYAALAGLGAGLLAYGLARFLPPPPPEPWAWGAALLGLLLLVGGVRAMNRSMLSAFTEPEEVPERVYVRRRLEQGPKVVAFGGGTGLSRVLRGLKEHTANTTAIVAVTDDGGSTGRLRLAYGLPAVGDLVDCLGALSERPALSHLLDHRFDRGEMAGHTFGNLLLVTLNQAAGGFAEAILEANAILNLRGQVLPATPEAVRLGARFQDGSEAVGEVAIRARRGRIREVFLVPEPEEVMAEALAAIRRAHLLVLGPGSLYTSILPSFLPGPLREALAQAPAPLAYVVNLMTEPGETDGYTAYDHYKAIAYHLGRRPEVVLVHTAPIPEGVLRRYAEEERFPVPFDPRPFAVDGVRVITGDFREEGPLAQHDPAKLVRALLGLV; via the coding sequence ATGCGGGTGAAGCGCTACGCCGCCTTGGCGGGCCTGGGGGCAGGCCTCCTGGCCTACGGCCTCGCCCGCTTCCTCCCTCCCCCACCCCCGGAGCCCTGGGCCTGGGGGGCGGCCCTCCTGGGCCTCCTCCTCCTGGTGGGGGGGGTGCGGGCCATGAACCGCAGCATGCTCTCCGCCTTCACCGAGCCCGAGGAGGTGCCGGAAAGGGTCTACGTGCGCAGGCGGCTGGAGCAGGGCCCCAAGGTGGTGGCCTTCGGCGGGGGCACGGGGCTTTCCCGGGTGCTCCGGGGCCTCAAGGAGCACACCGCCAACACCACCGCCATCGTGGCGGTGACCGACGACGGAGGCTCCACGGGCAGGCTCCGGCTCGCCTACGGCCTCCCCGCGGTGGGGGACCTGGTGGACTGCCTGGGGGCGCTTTCCGAGCGCCCCGCCCTCTCCCACCTCCTGGACCACCGCTTCGACCGGGGAGAGATGGCGGGGCACACCTTCGGCAACCTCCTCCTGGTGACCCTCAACCAGGCCGCTGGGGGGTTTGCCGAGGCCATCCTCGAGGCCAACGCCATCCTGAACCTGCGGGGCCAGGTCCTCCCCGCTACCCCGGAGGCGGTGCGGCTTGGGGCCCGCTTCCAAGACGGCTCGGAGGCGGTGGGCGAGGTGGCCATCCGCGCAAGGCGGGGGCGTATCCGGGAGGTTTTCCTGGTCCCCGAACCCGAGGAGGTGATGGCCGAAGCCCTGGCGGCCATCCGCCGGGCCCACCTCCTGGTCCTGGGGCCGGGGAGCCTGTACACCAGCATCCTCCCCAGCTTCCTGCCCGGCCCCCTCAGGGAGGCCCTGGCCCAGGCCCCCGCCCCCCTGGCCTACGTGGTGAACCTGATGACCGAGCCGGGGGAGACGGACGGGTACACAGCCTACGACCACTACAAGGCCATCGCCTACCACCTGGGCCGGAGGCCCGAGGTGGTCCTGGTGCACACCGCCCCCATCCCGGAGGGGGTGCTCCGGCGCTACGCGGAGGAGGAGCGCTTCCCCGTCCCCTTCGACCCCAGGCCCTTCGCCGTGGACGGGGTGCGGGTGATCACCGGGGATTTCCGGGAGGAGGGCCCCTTGGCCCAGCACGACCCGGCCAAGCTGGTGCGGGCCCTCCTCGGGCTGGTATAA
- the rapZ gene encoding RNase adapter RapZ, which produces MRFLVLSGLSGAGKTTAKGFLEDLGYFMVDNLPPGLWKPLLQELEGRGVKRAGVVLDARALAFLGDLESVLDELGPTVVYLEARPEVLLRRYNLTRRVHPLGAGNLLREIGEERRILGPLRARAHLVLDTSELSPRALKEALSRFLGEEAGFLLRLLSFGFKWGPPQEADLVLDVRPLPNPHYDPALKPRTGLDPEVKAYVFREEVEPYYRALLSVVGLAAEGARKEGRAFYTAAIGCTGGRHRSVAAAERLAEELAGRFRVEVSHRDVDKEE; this is translated from the coding sequence ATGCGCTTTTTGGTGCTTTCCGGGCTCTCCGGGGCGGGCAAGACCACGGCCAAGGGCTTCCTGGAGGACCTGGGCTACTTCATGGTGGACAACCTTCCCCCAGGCCTCTGGAAGCCCCTCCTGCAGGAGCTGGAAGGCCGGGGCGTGAAGCGGGCGGGGGTGGTGCTGGACGCCCGGGCCCTGGCCTTCCTGGGCGATCTGGAATCGGTTCTCGACGAACTCGGGCCCACGGTGGTCTACCTCGAGGCCCGCCCCGAGGTCCTCCTCCGCCGCTACAACCTGACCCGCAGGGTCCACCCCCTGGGGGCGGGGAACCTCCTGCGGGAGATCGGTGAGGAGCGCCGCATCCTGGGGCCCCTAAGGGCCAGGGCCCACCTGGTCCTGGACACCTCGGAGCTCTCCCCGAGGGCGCTAAAGGAGGCCCTCAGCCGCTTTTTGGGGGAGGAAGCGGGGTTTCTCCTCCGCCTCCTCTCCTTCGGCTTCAAGTGGGGCCCGCCCCAGGAGGCCGATCTGGTCCTGGACGTGCGCCCCTTGCCCAACCCCCACTACGACCCCGCCCTCAAGCCCAGGACCGGGCTGGACCCAGAGGTGAAGGCCTACGTCTTCCGGGAGGAGGTGGAGCCCTACTACCGGGCCCTTTTGAGCGTGGTGGGGCTGGCGGCGGAAGGGGCCAGAAAGGAGGGCAGGGCCTTCTACACCGCCGCCATCGGGTGCACCGGGGGAAGGCACCGGAGCGTGGCCGCGGCAGAAAGGCTCGCCGAGGAGCTTGCAGGCCGCTTCCGGGTGGAGGTGAGCCACCGGGATGTGGACAAGGAGGAGTAA
- a CDS encoding cob(I)yrinic acid a,c-diamide adenosyltransferase — MKIYTKTGDAGETGLYGAERVVKAHPRVEAYGTVDEANSAIGLARSLLPKEHLDLQDLLERIQNALFDLGADLATRMGSPYERNIARMDAEDVEGLERAIDRYMEESPPFRGFVLPGGHPAAAALHLARTVVRRAERKVVALSREEPVNPEAIRYLNRLSDLLFVLARVVNARQGVREEEWLVKKRR, encoded by the coding sequence ATGAAGATCTACACCAAGACGGGGGACGCGGGGGAAACCGGCCTCTACGGGGCCGAGCGGGTGGTGAAGGCCCACCCCCGAGTGGAGGCCTACGGCACCGTGGACGAGGCCAACTCCGCCATCGGCCTGGCCCGGAGCCTCCTGCCCAAGGAGCACCTGGATCTCCAGGACCTCTTGGAGCGCATCCAAAACGCCCTCTTTGACCTGGGGGCCGACCTGGCCACCCGCATGGGAAGCCCCTACGAGCGGAACATCGCCCGCATGGACGCCGAGGACGTGGAAGGCCTGGAGCGGGCCATTGACCGCTACATGGAGGAAAGCCCCCCCTTCCGCGGCTTCGTCCTGCCCGGGGGGCACCCGGCGGCGGCGGCCTTGCACCTGGCCCGCACCGTGGTGCGCCGGGCGGAGCGCAAGGTGGTGGCCCTGAGCCGGGAAGAGCCCGTGAACCCCGAGGCCATCCGCTACCTAAACCGCCTTTCCGACCTCCTCTTCGTCCTGGCCCGGGTGGTGAACGCCCGCCAAGGGGTGCGGGAGGAGGAATGGTTGGTGAAGAAACGCCGCTAG